A window of Ignavibacterium sp. contains these coding sequences:
- a CDS encoding major capsid protein: protein MKLQQISANDTITQQVVAQMISRATVLEFAEFYPIVGNADYARKAATASGGQFRALDADYPANVITPAFANPTLKILGDKVQVDRAHERRGLDLASVRARELMNFAGNLGKQFQYYFFNGTLSGTQFNGLKAIVPSGQKITAATNGHSVPLGNDTTSKTAQQKFLELLNQLIQKIDGGAQVLFMNAFTLSRLTTIAREFIQWQVNSFGVLLPYYNGIPIRDAGYDKNGALVIPQNETVGTSTDCTSIYAVRFGEGADLSIATNVGVEVKDLGLVGVHYVHSVEFDADLVLLNDLSVARLEGIRLP from the coding sequence ATGAAACTACAACAAATTTCAGCCAATGATACAATCACTCAGCAGGTAGTTGCCCAAATGATCAGCAGGGCAACTGTGCTTGAATTCGCTGAGTTTTATCCGATTGTCGGCAATGCAGATTATGCGCGTAAAGCTGCAACAGCAAGCGGAGGACAATTCAGAGCGCTCGATGCGGATTATCCTGCAAATGTCATCACACCGGCATTTGCTAATCCAACACTCAAAATCCTTGGCGACAAGGTACAGGTTGACAGAGCTCACGAAAGAAGAGGATTGGATTTAGCAAGTGTAAGAGCCAGAGAGCTGATGAATTTTGCCGGAAATCTTGGGAAACAATTCCAGTATTATTTCTTTAACGGAACATTATCGGGCACTCAATTTAACGGGTTGAAAGCAATCGTGCCATCCGGGCAAAAAATAACCGCAGCTACAAATGGACATAGCGTGCCTCTTGGTAATGATACTACATCAAAAACCGCACAACAGAAGTTCCTTGAGTTGCTTAATCAACTTATCCAGAAAATTGACGGCGGTGCTCAAGTATTATTTATGAATGCGTTTACATTAAGCCGGTTAACAACAATTGCCCGTGAATTTATTCAGTGGCAGGTTAATTCGTTCGGTGTTCTACTCCCATATTATAATGGTATCCCGATCAGAGATGCAGGTTATGATAAAAACGGAGCATTAGTGATACCACAAAACGAAACAGTTGGAACCAGCACTGATTGTACTTCAATATATGCTGTGAGATTCGGCGAGGGTGCCGATTTGAGTATCGCAACTAATGTTGGTGTAGAAGTCAAAGATTTGGGATTAGTTGGTGTACATTATGTTCATAGTGTTGAATTTGATGCCGACTTAGTATTGTTGAATGATTTGAGCGTTGCAAGATTAGAGGGTATCAGGTTACCGTAA
- a CDS encoding terminase family protein, giving the protein MSKQERKYFLDYQLKWLNDNSQHKVWEKSRRIGATYVQAYEDVRDVVLGNVPAVWFSSADESAAKEYILYCAQWAKLFDKGARDLGEQVLESDKSIKTFTIEFTNGKRINALSSNPKAFRSKGGKVVLDEFAFHSDAVALWKAAKPVITWGFPLRILSTHKGKQSLFYKFIESIKSGKLNWSLHTTTIFDAVEQGLVDKIYKRKTTKEEREAWLKEQEENSFDRTTWLEEYCCTPVDEATAFLSYEQIFSIERDGLFDDVILSEAKNLYIGVDIGRKKDLTVIWIAEEVEKFLFTRKVIELERTPFKSQKEILFTYLSLPGFRRACIDATGLGMQLAEEAQDRFGRYRVEPITFTGKTKEELAYNLLRLVEDRQVFIPPDKNIREDLHSIRKVTTASNNIRFDVQQSEVSGHADRFWALALCCYAAKSNAGVTFAKSKNKRESYKIIENFA; this is encoded by the coding sequence ATGAGCAAACAGGAAAGAAAGTATTTCCTTGATTATCAACTTAAATGGCTTAATGACAACAGCCAGCATAAAGTTTGGGAAAAGTCACGCCGCATAGGGGCAACTTATGTCCAGGCATACGAAGATGTGCGTGATGTTGTGCTAGGCAATGTGCCTGCAGTCTGGTTCTCTTCTGCAGACGAATCCGCTGCTAAAGAATATATTCTCTATTGTGCTCAATGGGCGAAACTATTCGATAAAGGCGCTCGTGATTTAGGAGAGCAAGTTTTAGAATCTGATAAATCCATCAAAACTTTTACAATAGAGTTCACAAACGGCAAAAGAATAAATGCTCTCTCCAGTAACCCAAAAGCTTTTCGTTCAAAGGGAGGGAAGGTTGTCCTTGATGAATTTGCATTCCATAGTGACGCTGTTGCTCTTTGGAAAGCAGCTAAACCTGTAATTACCTGGGGTTTCCCGCTAAGAATTCTGTCAACCCACAAAGGCAAACAGAGTTTATTTTATAAATTCATCGAATCTATAAAATCCGGTAAGCTTAATTGGTCTTTACATACAACCACAATCTTTGATGCAGTAGAGCAGGGATTGGTAGATAAAATCTACAAACGCAAAACCACAAAGGAAGAAAGAGAAGCCTGGCTAAAAGAGCAGGAAGAAAATTCATTTGATCGCACAACCTGGCTCGAAGAATATTGTTGCACTCCGGTTGACGAAGCAACTGCATTCTTAAGTTATGAACAAATCTTCTCAATCGAACGAGATGGATTGTTTGATGATGTCATTCTGAGCGAAGCGAAGAATCTCTATATTGGCGTTGATATTGGTCGCAAAAAAGACTTAACCGTCATCTGGATTGCTGAAGAAGTAGAGAAGTTTTTATTCACCAGGAAAGTTATTGAACTTGAACGAACTCCATTCAAATCACAAAAAGAAATTTTGTTTACTTACTTAAGTTTACCAGGATTCAGAAGAGCCTGCATCGATGCAACCGGCTTAGGAATGCAGCTCGCAGAAGAAGCTCAGGATAGATTCGGTCGTTACAGAGTTGAACCAATTACTTTTACCGGCAAAACAAAAGAAGAACTTGCTTATAATCTTTTAAGATTAGTAGAAGACAGACAAGTTTTTATTCCGCCGGATAAAAATATCCGGGAAGATTTGCACAGCATTCGCAAAGTAACAACAGCAAGCAATAATATCCGCTTCGATGTGCAGCAATCCGAAGTATCAGGGCACGCAGATAGATTTTGGGCATTAGCGCTCTGCTGCTATGCTGCTAAAAGCAACGCTGGAGTAACATTTGCAAAATCAAAAAACAAGAGAGAAAGTTATAAAATAATTGAAAATTTTGCTTAA
- a CDS encoding Ig-like domain-containing protein, producing MIKALLIALIITTISVAQQHYIRVIFSEKMQIETILNKNNYTLYDQSMRIVPIDKVGAVNDSIVILFVPFLDYKTNYLVKVINVKDLAGNYINDKNTAWFRFDGYDTTQTKPKIKIRSK from the coding sequence ATGATTAAAGCTTTATTGATAGCATTAATCATCACAACAATATCGGTCGCCCAGCAGCATTACATCCGGGTCATATTCAGTGAAAAAATGCAAATAGAAACAATCCTCAATAAAAATAATTATACTCTTTATGACCAATCGATGAGGATAGTCCCGATTGACAAGGTTGGGGCAGTGAATGATAGTATTGTAATACTTTTTGTTCCATTTCTTGACTACAAAACCAATTATCTTGTAAAGGTGATAAATGTTAAAGACCTTGCCGGAAATTATATAAATGATAAAAATACTGCCTGGTTCAGATTCGATGGATATGATACAACCCAAACCAAACCGAAAATTAAAATAAGGAGTAAATAA
- a CDS encoding tape measure protein produces MADNIIKLKISIDNKEAIASIQLTDENIQQLYKSFKFGQQAVNGFETSIARGFDNARQIIQGFRETYSALQNILSTPVQAAIDLEQSIVSFEILLGNGDKARQMINDLREFASKTPLQLSGLQENAKLLLSFGVEAQNILPYLKMLGDISGGNAQKMNQLTLAFAQMQSTGRLMGQDLLQMINAGFNPLQIIAEKTGKSIGELKKEMEDGTISSEMIIQAFKDATSEGGKFYGMLEKQSETLGGKLSTLEDNFQQLQQQIGGTIAIGLSPLIEEFSKALETINDFSPELAGLIGTFGTLSAAAFTLKTTGLLPLIGNLQGLKSIFPLLREQMSAAGAGVGLLQKSFITLGTTLKGLAASIGPAGWVVIGITAITAAINLLSSSYDKLSDSERQVVASADAEKIKFDQLTKTILDQNKSIQERNRAKEEAQKIYPGFLENLSIEKTNHDKLAEAVKRQTEEFRKLIDLKILNQRLDLAIQNLASKQNENISPDIWDYLLGEAQRLINGTPGIINAQVNAAIKHAESITEAQKKIDDLLAEIDAKNKETGEIRKTRDKLTEEEKKKLFEKNKILLSEAQRHQAAILKLETDNDIIILQQKAKHINEMIKLYKNYGQDVTALVNQLKETELELAIKLKPPEIKIDEQLPFEAEELPDIQYGNILDYARLSKEQELELWRKTELEKVAAYENSAEMTTAIEEEYKRRREELKEQELQNTLNNYTLLFENIGGIFAQHTAAYKAMAIAQTIIETYRAATAALSPPPIGAGPILGPILAIATIAKGMANVAKIQSTKIGGFALGGRLRKGEQGFFEGFENEIIAPEKTFIEIFKSELRPKIYADMSVDNSKLINEIKLLRKDLSSGAIKAVAYLDDREARRIYNIGNYQRRKLTLD; encoded by the coding sequence ATGGCTGATAATATAATAAAACTAAAAATAAGTATAGACAATAAAGAAGCCATTGCATCAATCCAATTAACTGATGAAAATATACAACAATTGTATAAAAGTTTCAAGTTCGGACAGCAGGCAGTAAATGGCTTTGAGACATCAATTGCCAGGGGATTCGATAATGCACGCCAGATAATTCAAGGTTTTAGAGAGACATATTCAGCACTACAAAATATATTAAGCACACCGGTACAGGCTGCAATCGATTTGGAACAATCAATTGTATCATTTGAAATATTACTTGGAAACGGTGATAAAGCCAGGCAAATGATTAACGACTTGCGGGAATTTGCATCCAAAACCCCGCTTCAATTATCCGGGTTGCAGGAAAATGCCAAATTATTATTAAGCTTCGGAGTCGAAGCACAAAATATATTGCCCTATCTGAAAATGCTTGGAGATATATCCGGTGGTAATGCCCAGAAAATGAACCAGTTGACACTTGCCTTTGCTCAGATGCAATCAACAGGCAGGTTAATGGGACAGGACCTGCTGCAGATGATAAACGCGGGATTTAACCCGTTGCAGATTATAGCTGAAAAAACCGGTAAATCAATTGGTGAATTAAAAAAAGAGATGGAAGATGGAACAATAAGCTCTGAGATGATTATCCAGGCATTTAAAGATGCTACAAGTGAAGGGGGAAAATTTTATGGAATGCTCGAAAAGCAAAGTGAAACACTTGGCGGTAAACTGTCAACCCTGGAAGATAACTTTCAGCAACTGCAGCAACAAATCGGAGGAACAATTGCTATTGGACTATCGCCTCTTATCGAAGAATTCAGTAAAGCTTTAGAGACAATTAATGATTTTTCTCCGGAACTGGCTGGATTAATAGGCACATTTGGGACATTAAGCGCTGCGGCATTTACATTAAAAACCACTGGTCTTCTGCCTCTAATAGGTAACTTACAAGGCTTAAAAAGTATATTTCCTTTATTAAGAGAGCAGATGTCTGCTGCAGGGGCTGGAGTCGGATTATTGCAAAAATCATTTATTACCTTAGGAACAACATTGAAGGGATTGGCTGCCTCTATTGGACCTGCGGGATGGGTAGTAATTGGCATAACAGCAATAACAGCTGCAATTAATTTATTAAGCAGCTCATACGATAAATTGTCTGACTCAGAGCGGCAGGTGGTTGCAAGCGCCGATGCCGAAAAAATTAAATTTGATCAGCTTACAAAAACCATATTAGATCAGAACAAATCAATCCAGGAACGTAACAGAGCCAAAGAAGAGGCACAAAAAATTTATCCTGGATTTTTAGAAAATCTATCTATTGAAAAAACAAACCATGATAAACTGGCTGAAGCTGTTAAAAGGCAAACAGAGGAATTCAGGAAGCTTATTGATCTAAAAATTTTAAATCAGCGGCTCGATTTGGCAATACAAAATTTGGCATCTAAACAAAACGAAAATATATCGCCCGACATTTGGGATTATCTATTAGGTGAGGCGCAGCGACTTATTAATGGTACACCAGGGATTATCAATGCCCAGGTAAATGCTGCTATAAAACACGCTGAAAGTATTACTGAAGCACAGAAAAAAATAGATGATTTGTTGGCCGAGATAGATGCTAAAAACAAAGAGACCGGGGAAATAAGGAAAACCCGAGACAAACTGACTGAGGAGGAGAAGAAAAAACTTTTTGAAAAAAACAAGATATTATTATCCGAAGCACAGCGACATCAGGCGGCAATACTGAAACTTGAAACAGATAATGATATAATTATTCTGCAGCAGAAGGCTAAACACATCAATGAGATGATTAAATTATATAAAAATTATGGGCAGGATGTTACTGCTCTTGTTAACCAGCTGAAAGAAACGGAACTTGAGCTCGCTATTAAGCTTAAACCACCCGAAATAAAAATTGATGAACAATTACCTTTTGAAGCGGAAGAACTGCCGGATATACAATATGGTAATATATTGGATTACGCCAGATTAAGTAAAGAGCAGGAACTTGAACTTTGGCGTAAAACAGAGTTGGAAAAAGTTGCTGCATATGAAAATAGCGCCGAAATGACTACAGCAATCGAAGAAGAATATAAGAGAAGAAGGGAAGAATTAAAAGAACAGGAACTACAGAATACCCTGAATAATTACACTTTATTGTTCGAAAACATCGGAGGAATCTTTGCTCAACATACGGCAGCTTATAAAGCGATGGCAATTGCGCAAACAATCATTGAAACTTATCGCGCAGCAACAGCTGCGTTATCACCACCCCCAATTGGAGCCGGACCAATATTAGGTCCAATACTTGCAATTGCAACTATTGCCAAAGGCATGGCTAATGTTGCAAAGATACAGTCCACAAAGATTGGTGGTTTTGCACTCGGCGGAAGACTTAGAAAAGGCGAGCAAGGATTTTTCGAAGGTTTTGAAAACGAAATTATTGCACCTGAAAAAACATTTATAGAGATATTTAAAAGCGAATTAAGACCCAAAATATATGCCGATATGAGTGTAGATAACAGCAAATTAATTAATGAAATAAAGCTCTTACGTAAAGACCTTAGTAGCGGTGCAATCAAGGCGGTTGCTTATCTTGATGATAGAGAGGCACGCAGAATTTACAATATAGGTAATTATCAGCGAAGGAAGCTGACCCTTGATTAG
- a CDS encoding phage minor head protein, protein MTKEPKLILLDAFYNFLKDKNFNNLENLQSLLNGQEFYQWIINNISVIKEYVDSLADIKTYDMEYLRRLIIKEKFDKINQIMVSYILKVAYSAGHYKNMIENIKNRPYWMYSAVLDQNTRPAHRALSNKVFFADDQIWYEIFPVSDWNCRCSIIPLDDDDLKEMKIKKVNIKERKELFNIEKWWAFKIVKNLIISP, encoded by the coding sequence ATGACAAAAGAACCGAAATTAATTTTATTAGATGCTTTTTATAATTTCCTTAAAGATAAAAACTTTAATAACTTGGAAAACTTACAAAGTTTATTAAATGGACAAGAATTTTACCAATGGATTATAAATAATATCTCTGTAATTAAAGAATATGTTGATAGTCTTGCAGATATTAAAACTTACGATATGGAGTATTTACGAAGATTAATTATCAAAGAAAAATTTGATAAAATTAATCAAATTATGGTTTCTTATATATTAAAAGTTGCTTACTCTGCTGGCCATTACAAAAATATGATTGAAAATATCAAAAACAGACCTTACTGGATGTATTCAGCTGTGCTTGATCAAAACACACGACCAGCACATCGTGCATTAAGCAACAAAGTATTTTTTGCCGATGACCAAATATGGTATGAAATATTCCCAGTAAGCGATTGGAATTGCCGCTGTTCAATAATTCCTCTGGACGATGACGATTTGAAAGAAATGAAAATAAAAAAGGTCAATATTAAAGAGAGGAAAGAACTTTTTAATATTGAGAAATGGTGGGCTTTCAAAATTGTTAAAAACTTAATTATCTCGCCTTAG
- a CDS encoding DUF1320 domain-containing protein produces the protein MAYINQEILERYISREELTRLTDDSNNGSVNPTVLDEAINVASNEFDNYLRDIYDTLQFPFPLPDMLTQIIVDITIYNLYKRRYRLDMPESITKIYETAIDKLSKISRGEIQLTLPKKSTAGFIKINKTDSDRLFSREELDKL, from the coding sequence ATGGCTTATATAAATCAGGAAATACTTGAACGGTATATATCGAGAGAAGAACTTACCAGACTGACCGATGATAGTAACAACGGTTCTGTTAATCCAACTGTCCTAGACGAAGCAATCAATGTTGCAAGCAATGAGTTTGATAATTATCTGAGAGATATTTATGATACACTGCAATTCCCGTTTCCTCTTCCGGATATGTTAACTCAAATCATTGTCGACATTACTATTTATAATTTATATAAAAGACGCTACAGACTGGATATGCCCGAATCAATAACTAAAATTTATGAGACGGCGATTGATAAATTATCAAAAATATCACGTGGCGAAATCCAGCTTACGCTTCCTAAAAAGAGTACCGCGGGTTTTATAAAAATAAATAAGACAGATAGCGACAGATTATTCAGCAGAGAAGAGCTTGACAAATTATGA
- a CDS encoding Gp37 family protein, whose product MIKETKELIKTLLTLATSELPGHLQIPVEIPVSIDEYKLSHPIGSYLVAYKGSFFKQKDVKNIIAQDRDLEIMLIVTARYRSEFTPEEYLDYAITKLSGYKTDAKRTDRMIYCSQDEWLGEEAGVWSYAATFVVPVEFYQVGI is encoded by the coding sequence ATGATTAAAGAAACAAAAGAGCTGATTAAAACATTACTTACCCTGGCAACATCGGAATTGCCGGGACATTTACAAATACCTGTTGAAATACCGGTATCTATTGATGAATATAAGTTGAGTCATCCGATAGGGTCATATCTTGTTGCTTACAAGGGAAGCTTCTTCAAACAGAAAGATGTAAAAAACATTATTGCCCAGGATAGAGATTTGGAAATAATGCTTATTGTTACAGCACGTTACCGTAGTGAATTTACACCGGAGGAATATCTTGATTATGCTATCACCAAACTGAGCGGTTATAAAACGGATGCAAAACGAACTGACAGAATGATTTACTGCAGCCAGGATGAATGGTTGGGCGAAGAAGCCGGGGTTTGGTCTTATGCAGCTACATTCGTTGTGCCGGTTGAGTTTTATCAGGTGGGGATATGA
- a CDS encoding DUF935 family protein has protein sequence MDTKILTTEIAVRQSFDKIVTYWNMLPDPDPILRKIGKDITVYRELLTDPHLFSTVQQRKAGVLSLNWELQQQNSSQNEFDLINEFLNTLNLENLIDQLLNTPLFGFTVFEIVWEKQGNFLIPNRIDEKPQEWFFFDQFNNLNIKKNLNSIKLDGEIVNPLKFILVQHKPTYQNPYGERVLSRCFWPVTFKRGGLKFWITFTEKYGNPFLIGKLPRGSAQQEIDNLLTSLENMIQDAVAVIPDDSSIDIKEAQRSSSVEVFRELMNFQNNEISKAILTQTLTTEVQDTGTYAASKTMGDMLAKVQQADQRLVERAINKIIDLIYQVNFNSINKPKFILYADEDVDKLLAERDQILVNTGIKFTKDYYIRNYNLLPEDFDITEKPVNPEFAEKNNVGTKIALPDEKKITDEIINQLPDKLLQLQIESTLKPVLSLIENGETYETIMEELAKTYPAMSTNQLEELLTKLLFISEITGRNSVSS, from the coding sequence ATGGATACAAAAATTTTAACAACAGAAATCGCAGTAAGACAAAGTTTCGATAAAATTGTAACTTACTGGAATATGCTTCCAGACCCAGACCCAATTTTACGCAAAATTGGAAAAGACATCACTGTCTATCGTGAGCTGCTTACTGATCCACATCTTTTTTCAACAGTTCAGCAGCGCAAAGCTGGGGTATTATCCCTTAATTGGGAATTGCAGCAACAGAACTCATCTCAAAATGAATTTGATTTAATTAATGAATTTCTTAATACATTAAATCTTGAAAATCTTATTGACCAGCTACTCAATACTCCATTATTTGGCTTCACGGTTTTTGAAATAGTTTGGGAAAAGCAAGGTAATTTCTTAATACCAAACAGGATTGATGAGAAACCTCAGGAATGGTTTTTCTTTGATCAATTTAATAATCTAAACATCAAAAAGAATTTAAACTCAATTAAATTAGATGGCGAAATTGTAAATCCTCTTAAATTTATTCTCGTTCAACATAAACCAACTTATCAGAATCCATACGGCGAGCGTGTTCTTAGCCGTTGCTTTTGGCCCGTTACATTTAAGCGCGGCGGATTGAAATTCTGGATCACATTCACGGAGAAATACGGCAATCCGTTTTTAATTGGTAAACTGCCACGAGGGTCAGCTCAACAGGAAATTGATAATCTGCTTACGAGCCTTGAAAATATGATCCAGGATGCAGTGGCTGTCATTCCGGATGATTCATCAATTGACATCAAAGAAGCCCAGCGTTCAAGTTCTGTTGAAGTCTTTCGTGAACTGATGAATTTCCAGAATAATGAAATTTCCAAAGCAATTCTCACTCAAACACTTACAACAGAAGTTCAAGACACTGGCACTTATGCAGCTTCAAAAACAATGGGCGACATGCTCGCTAAAGTTCAACAAGCCGACCAACGACTTGTTGAAAGGGCAATAAATAAAATCATAGATTTAATTTACCAGGTTAATTTCAATTCAATTAATAAACCAAAATTTATTCTTTATGCAGATGAAGATGTTGATAAACTACTCGCAGAAAGAGATCAAATATTAGTCAATACAGGCATTAAATTCACCAAAGATTATTATATCAGAAATTATAATTTATTGCCTGAAGATTTTGATATTACAGAAAAACCTGTTAACCCCGAATTTGCAGAAAAGAACAATGTAGGCACAAAGATTGCTTTGCCCGATGAAAAAAAAATAACCGATGAAATTATCAATCAACTTCCGGACAAGCTTCTTCAACTACAAATCGAAAGCACCTTAAAGCCTGTTTTATCACTCATCGAAAATGGTGAAACTTACGAAACTATTATGGAAGAACTTGCTAAAACTTATCCGGCAATGAGTACGAATCAGCTCGAAGAATTACTCACAAAACTTTTATTCATCAGCGAAATAACCGGCAGAAACTCAGTGTCATCCTGA
- a CDS encoding phage virion morphogenesis protein, whose protein sequence is MTNEFKSPEIIELLNKRLTGNRNLMLSIAETMRVSVLKNFESEGSRLGSKWQRLSPATIKQRQKKKYWPGKILQRTEELKDSITSQADETTASVSTNLIYAAIHHYGGWIHRSSLKTYLRKKREGKEAKTPSKNKMSSFYIPARPFLKLNESDLRGIKDIIIKKLTKAR, encoded by the coding sequence ATGACTAACGAATTTAAATCTCCGGAAATAATAGAATTGCTCAATAAAAGATTAACCGGCAACAGAAATCTTATGTTATCAATTGCAGAGACGATGCGAGTAAGTGTGCTTAAAAATTTTGAAAGCGAAGGCAGCAGACTTGGCAGCAAATGGCAGCGACTTTCACCGGCAACAATAAAGCAGAGACAAAAGAAAAAATATTGGCCGGGGAAAATATTGCAAAGGACAGAAGAACTAAAAGATTCAATTACATCGCAAGCAGATGAGACAACGGCAAGTGTCTCAACAAATCTTATTTATGCAGCAATACATCACTATGGTGGGTGGATACATAGAAGTTCGTTGAAGACTTATCTAAGAAAAAAACGAGAAGGCAAAGAAGCTAAGACGCCAAGTAAGAATAAAATGAGTAGTTTTTATATACCTGCAAGACCATTCCTGAAGTTGAATGAGAGTGATTTGAGGGGAATAAAAGATATAATCATTAAAAAATTAACTAAGGCGAGATAA
- a CDS encoding phage minor head protein, which produces MPENIDIKLLIGLKPEQIIQYLKRKGYKISWNWQDTWKEANTKAFTVAKAMKLDILSDIRNELQNAIDNGLSFQQFKENLKPTLKAKGWWGKVKAKDVPSDFPLPPDVDPEKEVLLGSPWRLRTIYRTNMKVAYSAGHYKNMIENIKNRPYWMYSAVLDQNTRPSHRVLHGKVYRADDPIWDKIYPPNDWNCRCSVIPLDDDDLEEMNLKVAEASRLPMSFKIGKGWDYNPAKAFLNFDTGFGNFKIYPHQKTYKDYGRPPVEDLPDEFYSSMPDLFPTIKEIGKKEFVTLLKENFLGKKTYKIVDTVDDDKSVFTFERLSHILDKQDGREKFIPLIELTLKNPFEVYMALYQSDKGFVEYRKHYIGLFKDNRKRPFFVIAKQEKDSTIFWNAFPKDTKEINKSRKGTLIYYKK; this is translated from the coding sequence ATGCCAGAAAACATTGACATAAAGCTTTTAATAGGACTTAAGCCAGAACAGATTATCCAATATCTCAAACGCAAAGGATACAAGATAAGCTGGAACTGGCAGGACACCTGGAAAGAAGCAAATACAAAAGCCTTCACTGTTGCCAAGGCGATGAAGCTCGATATTCTTTCGGATATTCGTAATGAACTTCAAAACGCTATTGATAATGGTTTATCTTTTCAACAATTTAAAGAAAACTTAAAACCAACGCTCAAAGCAAAAGGCTGGTGGGGAAAAGTAAAAGCCAAAGATGTCCCTTCCGACTTTCCACTGCCTCCAGATGTCGATCCTGAGAAAGAAGTCTTACTCGGCTCTCCCTGGCGGCTCAGAACAATCTATCGCACCAATATGAAGGTTGCTTACTCTGCCGGCCATTACAAAAATATGATTGAAAATATCAAAAACAGACCTTACTGGATGTATTCAGCTGTGCTTGATCAAAACACACGACCATCGCACCGGGTATTACACGGCAAAGTTTACCGGGCTGACGATCCTATTTGGGACAAAATCTACCCACCGAATGATTGGAACTGTCGATGTTCTGTAATTCCTCTCGATGATGATGATCTTGAGGAAATGAATTTAAAAGTAGCGGAAGCCTCCCGGCTTCCGATGTCCTTCAAAATTGGCAAAGGCTGGGACTACAATCCCGCCAAAGCATTCCTGAACTTTGATACTGGCTTCGGTAACTTTAAAATCTATCCTCATCAAAAAACATATAAAGATTATGGTAGACCCCCAGTTGAAGATTTACCAGACGAGTTCTATTCCTCTATGCCAGACTTATTCCCAACTATTAAAGAAATAGGTAAAAAAGAATTCGTCACTTTATTGAAGGAAAATTTTCTTGGAAAAAAAACTTATAAAATTGTTGATACTGTAGATGATGATAAGTCTGTATTTACATTTGAAAGACTATCCCATATCTTAGATAAACAGGATGGCAGAGAAAAATTTATTCCTCTTATTGAATTGACTCTCAAAAATCCTTTTGAAGTTTATATGGCACTTTATCAATCTGATAAAGGATTTGTTGAATATCGAAAACACTATATCGGGCTATTCAAAGACAATAGAAAAAGACCTTTTTTCGTTATTGCTAAACAAGAAAAAGATTCAACTATTTTCTGGAATGCCTTTCCAAAAGACACTAAAGAAATCAACAAATCAAGAAAAGGCACTTTAATATATTATAAAAAATAA
- a CDS encoding lysozyme: MIRPNSTKTISKKGLDLIKKYEGLKLEAYKDPAGILTIGYGHTKTVKPGMVINKDMADLLLKTDIMDAESAVRALVDIELTQNQFDALVSFVFNVGRRNFQRSTLLKLLNAGKLLEAGEEFMKWTKARQPGGLKDLPGLIKRRACEKALFLSKE; encoded by the coding sequence ATGATAAGACCAAACAGTACAAAAACAATAAGTAAAAAAGGATTAGACCTGATTAAGAAATATGAGGGGTTAAAGCTTGAAGCTTATAAAGACCCCGCCGGTATATTGACAATTGGATACGGGCATACAAAAACGGTAAAACCTGGTATGGTGATAAACAAGGATATGGCTGATTTGCTTTTGAAAACAGATATAATGGATGCAGAGAGTGCGGTCCGGGCGCTTGTGGATATTGAGTTAACACAAAACCAGTTTGATGCTCTTGTAAGTTTTGTCTTTAACGTTGGCAGAAGAAATTTTCAAAGAAGTACTCTATTGAAGTTATTAAATGCAGGCAAATTACTTGAAGCCGGAGAAGAATTCATGAAGTGGACCAAAGCAAGACAACCGGGTGGATTAAAAGATTTGCCCGGATTAATTAAAAGGCGGGCTTGTGAAAAAGCATTGTTTCTAAGTAAAGAGTGA